The Bdellovibrio bacteriovorus genome includes a region encoding these proteins:
- a CDS encoding basic amino acid ABC transporter substrate-binding protein: MRISWLLLLVLPIFLSCTKKEAPSATTQSTALEFIVGTDAAYAPFESENADKSVEGFDIDIIQAIADKAGFKIKVVNTPWEGLFSQLASGDRDILISAITINSERKKVMDFSEPYFEAVQLIALPLKSKVTKFTELRGLKIGVQTGTTGDEVVSGLLGKTDANIKRFEGTPLALQELVNGGVDAVVADNGVIDNFLANNTKAFKTIADPSFAKEHYGIAVKKGNTELLNKINGALTAIKKDGTYQKIYAKYFGKN; encoded by the coding sequence ATGAGAATTTCTTGGCTGCTACTTCTAGTACTTCCCATTTTCCTTTCTTGCACGAAAAAGGAAGCCCCGTCCGCAACCACTCAGTCCACGGCCTTAGAATTCATCGTCGGTACCGACGCTGCCTATGCCCCGTTTGAAAGTGAAAATGCCGATAAATCCGTCGAAGGTTTCGATATCGACATCATCCAGGCCATCGCCGATAAAGCCGGATTCAAAATTAAAGTTGTCAATACTCCTTGGGAAGGTCTTTTCAGCCAATTAGCTTCTGGAGATCGTGACATCCTGATTTCTGCGATTACGATCAACAGCGAAAGAAAAAAGGTCATGGATTTTTCCGAACCTTATTTTGAAGCCGTACAGTTGATCGCCCTGCCGTTAAAGTCCAAGGTCACGAAATTTACTGAGCTGCGTGGACTGAAAATCGGAGTACAAACAGGAACTACCGGCGATGAAGTTGTTAGCGGCCTTCTTGGAAAAACTGACGCCAACATCAAGCGATTTGAAGGCACCCCCTTGGCTTTGCAAGAACTCGTGAATGGCGGAGTCGATGCCGTCGTCGCCGATAATGGCGTTATCGACAACTTCTTAGCGAACAATACAAAGGCCTTTAAAACCATCGCCGACCCGAGCTTCGCTAAAGAGCACTATGGAATTGCGGTAAAAAAAGGAAATACCGAACTTTTAAACAAGATTAATGGCGCTCTTACGGCCATCAAAAAAGATGGCACTTACCAAAAGATCTACGCTAAATATTTTGGAAAGAATTAG
- a CDS encoding APC family permease has protein sequence MKKSLSLFHLIFYGTGMILGAGIYSVIGKAGGVAENGLWISFLLAALCASLTALSYAELATMFPKTGGEYIYVKNIFPQWPYLAMLCGSMMIFAGISTATTVAIAFSGYIQQFADIPEFVTAFCLLGVFTLVNILGIKESSWVNVVFTLIEISGLLIFVWVGLQSPKFGEALAEPRFDGAIISGAALVIFAYFGFENIVNLVEESKAPEKDLPKGIIISLVISTILYLLVSLTALALGSPEELSRSNAPLSDLTRNAASWIPRTLGAIALFSTANTVLISMISTSRIIFSMAREKDLPQVFSKLLKKRATPWMGALAVFALAIALLPSGGIEVVASASSFATMIAFTVINLALIYLRFKDPERKRPFKVPFTIGRLPLIPTFASFVSVALLFFFNREVYVLGAGVIVFVTLLYIFLRSRRSS, from the coding sequence ATGAAGAAATCATTGAGTCTTTTTCATCTCATTTTTTATGGCACCGGCATGATTTTAGGTGCCGGAATCTATTCTGTTATTGGTAAAGCGGGCGGCGTGGCTGAGAACGGTCTATGGATCAGCTTTCTGTTAGCGGCTCTTTGCGCATCCCTCACCGCACTTTCTTATGCGGAACTTGCAACGATGTTTCCGAAAACAGGTGGCGAATATATTTATGTAAAGAATATTTTTCCGCAGTGGCCCTATCTGGCCATGTTGTGTGGATCCATGATGATATTTGCGGGGATTAGCACCGCTACGACAGTAGCCATTGCGTTCTCTGGTTATATCCAACAGTTTGCTGACATACCCGAGTTTGTGACGGCCTTTTGTTTGCTGGGCGTTTTCACACTCGTGAATATCCTCGGTATAAAAGAATCAAGTTGGGTGAATGTTGTTTTCACATTAATAGAAATCTCAGGCCTTTTAATTTTCGTTTGGGTTGGCCTGCAGTCGCCCAAGTTTGGAGAAGCTCTTGCCGAACCTAGATTTGACGGTGCGATCATTTCTGGGGCGGCCCTGGTTATTTTTGCCTATTTTGGCTTTGAAAATATTGTGAATCTGGTGGAGGAATCGAAGGCTCCCGAAAAGGATCTTCCTAAAGGCATCATTATCAGTCTTGTGATTTCGACAATATTGTATTTGCTTGTCAGCCTGACGGCTTTGGCCTTGGGAAGTCCTGAAGAGTTGAGTCGCAGTAATGCTCCGTTAAGTGATCTTACCCGAAATGCAGCATCGTGGATTCCCAGGACTCTGGGTGCCATAGCTTTGTTTTCGACGGCCAATACGGTGCTTATATCGATGATCTCAACCAGTCGGATTATATTCAGCATGGCGCGAGAAAAAGATTTACCCCAAGTGTTTTCTAAACTTCTAAAAAAACGTGCAACACCTTGGATGGGAGCTTTGGCTGTATTCGCTCTGGCTATAGCACTACTCCCATCAGGTGGAATTGAAGTGGTGGCCAGTGCGTCTTCTTTTGCCACGATGATAGCCTTCACAGTCATCAATCTGGCGCTGATTTATTTGAGATTTAAAGATCCAGAAAGAAAACGGCCCTTCAAGGTTCCTTTTACCATAGGTCGGTTGCCATTAATTCCGACCTTCGCAAGTTTTGTTTCCGTCGCCCTTTTATTTTTCTTCAATCGCGAAGTTTATGTGCTGGGGGCCGGAGTGATCGTGTTTGTGACGCTTCTTTATATATTTCTGAGATCCCGCAGGTCGTCTTGA
- a CDS encoding AGE family epimerase/isomerase gives MTSHTFLIEKSKQWLANDVYPLWSTTGVDKTKGGFIENISFDGSAMDIPRRSMVQARQMYSFVTGANLGVCKKEVAHSLVEMGGRYLMQNYSVPSGAFIHSINLDGTPKSSNPDLYTEAFALFALAQAYIVKPSAEIKDRAKSLVQYLNRERAVSGGGFTEMDEKGNLSYKSNPHMHMFESAIAWMQIDQDPEWKELGHNIITLCLNKFIDPETGVLGEYFDKDWNHLRENGLFVYEPGHQYEWAWLMSLYEGLTGQDLKSVRHNLFLLAEKYGTSRTRKVVFDEMRSNYTPKTQSSRFWPQCERIKAACRLGTEANADQKEIYARGADEAMETLFKFFQTPLRGTWYDMLSDKDEFNGTFAKASSLYHIVNAMEEYINLRPRL, from the coding sequence ATGACATCACATACTTTTTTGATTGAAAAATCGAAACAATGGCTGGCGAATGACGTTTACCCTTTATGGTCTACCACGGGAGTGGATAAGACAAAGGGTGGCTTTATCGAAAACATCTCGTTTGATGGAAGCGCTATGGACATTCCTCGTCGCTCGATGGTGCAAGCTCGCCAGATGTATTCTTTCGTCACGGGTGCAAATCTAGGGGTTTGTAAAAAAGAGGTGGCGCATTCGCTTGTCGAGATGGGTGGCCGTTATTTGATGCAGAATTATTCTGTGCCTTCCGGGGCTTTCATTCACTCCATCAATCTCGATGGCACTCCAAAAAGCTCAAATCCAGATCTTTATACCGAAGCTTTCGCCCTTTTTGCCTTGGCTCAAGCTTATATCGTGAAACCCAGTGCCGAAATCAAAGACCGCGCAAAATCATTAGTTCAGTATCTCAATCGCGAACGCGCCGTCAGCGGTGGCGGCTTCACCGAGATGGACGAAAAAGGAAATCTTTCTTACAAATCCAACCCGCACATGCATATGTTCGAATCCGCCATTGCCTGGATGCAGATTGATCAAGATCCTGAATGGAAAGAACTGGGTCACAATATAATCACGCTTTGCCTGAATAAATTTATCGACCCAGAGACTGGCGTATTGGGCGAATACTTCGATAAAGACTGGAATCACCTTCGTGAAAACGGTCTTTTCGTCTATGAACCTGGTCACCAATACGAGTGGGCATGGTTGATGTCTTTGTATGAAGGTCTGACAGGACAAGATTTAAAATCTGTTCGCCATAATTTATTCTTGTTAGCTGAAAAATACGGAACATCCCGCACACGCAAAGTGGTCTTTGACGAAATGCGGAGCAACTATACTCCCAAAACCCAATCGTCGCGATTCTGGCCTCAATGTGAACGAATTAAAGCGGCTTGCCGCTTAGGTACTGAAGCAAATGCGGATCAAAAAGAAATCTATGCTCGAGGGGCTGACGAGGCGATGGAAACCCTGTTCAAGTTTTTCCAAACACCTCTGCGTGGAACTTGGTACGACATGCTTTCAGATAAAGATGAATTCAATGGCACTTTCGCCAAAGCCAGTTCTCTTTATCACATCGTGAATGCGATGGAGGAGTATATCAACCTCCGCCCTCGCCTTTAA
- a CDS encoding thioesterase family protein codes for MNLIFRLLHVFLFSRFRKSVGVMEECATPFRVWPTDLDVLMHMNNGVYLSLQDLARVDYMIRAGAAKKISENGWYPVVASEMIRFRRSLQPFQKFELRTRLIAWDEKYLYLEHKFTSRGEVMALGMIRARFLSKKGGLVSPQDLLKALDLDIQSPPMPAHLQSWLNADQEHSKSLGL; via the coding sequence ATGAATTTAATTTTCCGTCTTTTGCATGTGTTTTTGTTTTCAAGATTCCGCAAATCCGTCGGGGTGATGGAGGAGTGCGCGACTCCGTTTCGCGTTTGGCCGACGGACCTTGACGTGCTCATGCATATGAACAATGGCGTTTACTTATCTTTGCAAGATTTAGCTCGCGTTGATTACATGATTCGAGCCGGTGCAGCCAAAAAGATTTCCGAAAATGGCTGGTACCCTGTGGTGGCTTCTGAAATGATTCGTTTCCGCCGGTCTTTGCAGCCGTTTCAAAAATTTGAATTGCGCACACGATTGATCGCGTGGGATGAAAAATATTTGTATCTAGAACATAAGTTTACGAGCCGTGGAGAAGTCATGGCGTTGGGAATGATTCGTGCCCGTTTTTTAAGTAAAAAGGGTGGTTTGGTGTCACCGCAAGATCTTTTGAAGGCATTGGATTTAGATATTCAATCTCCGCCAATGCCCGCTCATCTTCAATCATGGTTGAATGCTGACCAGGAGCATTCGAAGTCTTTGGGTTTATAA
- a CDS encoding amino acid ABC transporter ATP-binding protein yields MIQVTHLQKYFGERHVLKNVSCEIKDNEVVCIIGPSGSGKSTFLRCLNALEHAQEGKIVVDEFVVTDPSTDLNKLRAHAGMVFQRFNLFPHRTVLENICLAPMEVKNVSLTEAQQKARELLKRVGLSEKENSYPQELSGGQQQRVAIARALAMEPQVLLFDEPTSALDPEMVGEVLDVIKSLAHSGRTLIVVTHEMGFAKQVADRVLFMDDGQIVEEAPPKKLFENPQNERTKLFLSKILK; encoded by the coding sequence ATGATTCAAGTAACACATCTTCAAAAGTACTTCGGTGAACGCCATGTTCTTAAGAATGTGAGTTGTGAAATCAAAGATAACGAAGTCGTTTGCATTATCGGGCCCTCGGGATCAGGCAAAAGCACCTTTCTTCGTTGCTTAAATGCTCTTGAGCATGCTCAAGAAGGAAAAATTGTTGTGGATGAATTTGTTGTTACCGACCCATCAACAGATCTCAATAAACTTCGGGCTCATGCGGGCATGGTCTTTCAGCGTTTTAATTTATTTCCTCATAGGACCGTCCTAGAAAATATCTGTCTAGCACCGATGGAAGTAAAAAATGTTTCACTGACTGAGGCTCAACAGAAAGCTCGCGAGTTATTAAAGCGAGTCGGTCTAAGTGAAAAAGAAAACTCTTACCCTCAAGAGCTTTCCGGTGGACAACAACAACGAGTGGCCATTGCGCGCGCCTTGGCCATGGAACCTCAGGTTCTCCTCTTTGATGAACCCACGTCCGCGTTAGACCCCGAGATGGTGGGTGAAGTTCTGGACGTGATTAAATCTTTGGCTCATAGTGGGCGCACTCTGATTGTCGTTACTCATGAAATGGGTTTTGCTAAACAAGTGGCAGATCGAGTTCTATTCATGGACGATGGCCAGATCGTCGAAGAGGCACCACCTAAAAAACTGTTCGAAAACCCGCAAAACGAGCGCACGAAACTTTTTCTTAGCAAAATACTGAAGTGA
- a CDS encoding amino acid ABC transporter permease, giving the protein MFEWFRTDIIAEYMPLFIRGLWTTLALTAIGIFFGTILGLMLGLGKIAYAERGPWRWPLKLLVKTPSQIYISFFRGTPLFVQILLIHFALVPWLIHADTGVLISGDAALYLKREYGALISGALALSLNSAAYIAEIFRAGIQSIDRGQTEAARSLGLNYSQTMRHIIIPQAFRRMLPPLGNEAITLLKDSSLVSAIGLAELAYAARTAAGAYARYWEPYLFISAIYLIITLGMSYVVHRLERKYQST; this is encoded by the coding sequence ATGTTTGAGTGGTTTCGCACGGACATTATTGCTGAGTACATGCCTCTATTCATCCGAGGTTTGTGGACCACTCTCGCTCTGACTGCCATTGGAATATTCTTCGGCACAATTTTAGGATTGATGTTAGGTTTAGGAAAAATCGCCTACGCCGAGCGAGGCCCTTGGCGCTGGCCCTTAAAGCTTCTAGTAAAAACACCGTCACAAATCTATATTTCATTTTTTCGCGGCACGCCTCTCTTTGTCCAGATTCTTCTGATCCACTTTGCTCTGGTGCCTTGGCTTATCCATGCCGACACCGGAGTTCTGATCTCCGGAGACGCCGCTCTTTATTTGAAGCGCGAATATGGCGCCTTGATTTCAGGCGCTTTGGCTTTAAGCCTGAACTCAGCGGCTTACATCGCTGAGATTTTCCGCGCCGGAATTCAATCTATTGATCGAGGCCAAACCGAGGCAGCTCGATCCTTGGGTCTTAATTATTCCCAGACCATGAGGCATATCATCATTCCTCAAGCGTTCCGCCGTATGCTTCCTCCCTTAGGAAATGAAGCTATTACACTTTTAAAAGATTCGTCATTGGTTTCTGCTATCGGACTGGCAGAACTTGCTTATGCGGCAAGAACCGCGGCCGGCGCCTATGCCCGCTACTGGGAACCGTATTTATTTATTTCCGCCATTTATTTAATTATCACGTTAGGCATGTCTTACGTCGTTCACCGTCTCGAAAGAAAGTACCAATCAACATGA
- a CDS encoding cytochrome P450, whose product MAYIPKAPQWDSTFEFLKNPYYFIQETCEALNTDIFQTRIGLRKTFCLTGVDAAKFFYNEENFIRKGAMPEPLQATLVGKGGVQGLDGKKHLHRKRMFLSFMTAASIQNLLQISERHWMKAIRDWQGQKSVRLYEQAQQILTLSVCEWTGVPVKHSELSEKTEILRSMFDDAGSFSRRHFRARARRKQAESWMGSLISEVREGKLKVGKDSALYTVANFKEEDGSLLPLRVAAVELLNLLRPTVAVSVFILFVAHALHYFPGHRTKISEDGKYAELFIQEVRRFYPFFPAIAAVAAKNLRWNNVAIPAGTRVLLDLNGINHDPILWQDPESFYPERFKKWDGSLYNFVPQGGGFQETNHRCPGEWITRELMKQAAHIFSKEILYRVPEQDLTLRLSRMPPIPGSHFVISDVQYKPKTQDDLRDLRNI is encoded by the coding sequence ATGGCATACATTCCTAAAGCCCCGCAGTGGGATAGCACATTTGAATTCTTGAAAAATCCCTATTACTTCATTCAAGAGACTTGTGAAGCTTTAAACACAGATATTTTTCAGACTCGTATCGGCCTCAGAAAAACATTCTGTCTTACTGGTGTGGATGCCGCGAAGTTCTTTTACAATGAAGAAAACTTCATTCGTAAAGGTGCGATGCCGGAACCACTGCAGGCGACTCTTGTGGGCAAAGGGGGTGTGCAGGGACTGGATGGCAAGAAGCATCTTCATCGTAAAAGAATGTTTCTTTCTTTTATGACGGCAGCGAGTATTCAGAATTTGCTGCAAATCAGTGAGCGTCACTGGATGAAGGCAATTCGTGACTGGCAGGGACAGAAGTCAGTACGCTTGTATGAACAAGCTCAACAAATTCTTACTTTATCCGTATGTGAATGGACCGGCGTTCCTGTAAAACACTCAGAACTGTCCGAAAAAACAGAAATTCTGCGATCTATGTTCGACGACGCAGGAAGCTTCAGTCGCCGTCACTTTCGTGCGCGCGCACGAAGAAAACAGGCTGAAAGCTGGATGGGGTCTTTGATTTCAGAAGTTCGCGAAGGAAAACTCAAAGTCGGAAAAGATTCAGCTCTTTATACTGTCGCAAACTTTAAAGAAGAAGATGGGAGCTTGCTGCCCTTGCGTGTTGCTGCCGTCGAACTTCTCAATTTGCTTCGCCCTACTGTCGCTGTTTCAGTTTTCATTTTATTTGTGGCCCATGCCCTTCACTATTTTCCAGGTCATCGCACTAAAATTTCGGAAGATGGCAAATACGCAGAGCTCTTTATTCAAGAAGTGCGGCGGTTCTATCCGTTCTTCCCGGCAATTGCCGCTGTGGCCGCTAAAAATCTGCGCTGGAACAATGTAGCAATTCCGGCAGGCACGCGGGTCCTGTTAGATCTCAATGGAATCAATCACGACCCTATCCTGTGGCAAGATCCGGAAAGCTTTTATCCAGAACGGTTTAAAAAATGGGACGGCAGTCTTTACAACTTCGTTCCTCAAGGCGGTGGTTTTCAAGAAACAAATCATCGCTGCCCCGGAGAATGGATCACGCGCGAGTTGATGAAACAAGCGGCCCATATCTTTTCCAAAGAAATTCTGTATCGCGTTCCCGAGCAAGACTTAACATTGCGCTTGTCTCGCATGCCCCCAATCCCCGGCAGTCACTTTGTTATTTCTGATGTTCAATACAAACCGAAAACTCAAGACGACCTGCGGGATCTCAGAAATATATAA
- a CDS encoding KdsC family phosphatase, with amino-acid sequence MTLEISKLKNIKMLVLDVDGVLTDTRMWFDGKEWRRFYSVRDGVGIKRIMEAGYKVAVITGSKAEDIRARVKSLGIHFLFEGALDKEPSFLQLQKESGIRPDEMAYVGDDIFDIPLLQAVAFGATVPEAVDEVLEIADYVTRRPGGCGAVREVCDYIYKYGAFSSR; translated from the coding sequence GTGACACTAGAAATATCAAAACTGAAAAATATCAAGATGTTGGTCCTCGATGTGGATGGCGTCTTAACGGACACTCGCATGTGGTTTGACGGCAAAGAATGGCGCCGCTTTTATTCCGTTCGTGATGGCGTGGGCATAAAACGCATCATGGAAGCGGGTTACAAAGTCGCTGTGATCACTGGCAGTAAAGCCGAAGACATACGCGCGCGTGTGAAATCTCTGGGAATTCATTTCCTCTTTGAAGGGGCTCTCGACAAAGAACCTTCTTTCTTACAGCTGCAAAAGGAATCAGGCATTCGTCCCGACGAGATGGCTTATGTCGGTGATGATATTTTCGATATTCCTCTTCTGCAAGCCGTTGCTTTCGGAGCGACAGTTCCTGAAGCCGTCGATGAAGTTTTAGAAATAGCGGATTACGTGACTCGCAGACCCGGTGGATGTGGGGCTGTCAGAGAGGTTTGTGATTACATCTATAAATATGGGGCCTTTTCCTCTAGGTAG
- a CDS encoding CTP synthase: MAKKKTTKVSTAKSTKKALKQKFIFVTGGVVSSIGKGLTAASLGSLLEARGHRVTIMKFDPYLNVDPGTMSPFQHGEVYVTEDGAETDLDLGHYERFTSAVMNRANSVSTGQIYDTVLARERRGDYLGGTVQVIPHITEEIKARIYEAAQGSEIILVEIGGTVGDIEGQPFLEAIRQMRLDVGQENSVLVHVTYVPYIAAAGELKSKPTQHSVKELREIGLQPDFLVCRSEKVIDENLKSKIGLFCSVKAENVIAAQDSRFIYEVPLALHREKLDELIVERLGLSSSKPNLKGWQNLVKVLSNPAHTVKIGVVGKYVDLKESYKSLHEALVHGGIANNSRVEIIYVDSEKVTDKTVNQLLGKVDGILVPGGFGTRGVEGKITAIKYAREKRVPFFGICFGMQLSAIEFARNVCGIKDATSREFHAETKRSGNFVIDTMVEQRGIVNKGGTMRLGAFPCNLASGTRAHSVYKASNIMERHRHRFEFNNKYKALFEKNGMVASGICKERDLVEIVELPDHPWFVGVQYHPEFKSKPLEPHPLFVHFVKASLKNK, translated from the coding sequence ATGGCGAAAAAGAAAACCACGAAGGTGTCGACAGCAAAGTCGACGAAGAAAGCTTTGAAACAAAAATTCATCTTTGTCACCGGGGGCGTTGTTTCCTCGATTGGTAAAGGTCTGACAGCAGCGAGCTTAGGCTCTTTGCTAGAGGCCCGTGGGCACCGTGTGACGATTATGAAATTCGATCCGTATTTGAATGTGGATCCAGGAACGATGTCTCCTTTCCAGCATGGTGAAGTTTATGTCACCGAAGATGGAGCAGAGACGGATCTTGATTTAGGTCACTACGAACGTTTCACTTCAGCCGTAATGAATAGAGCGAACTCTGTTTCTACTGGCCAAATCTATGACACGGTTTTAGCGCGCGAACGTCGCGGAGACTACTTGGGCGGAACCGTGCAGGTCATTCCGCATATCACGGAAGAAATCAAAGCACGTATTTACGAAGCTGCTCAGGGAAGCGAGATTATTCTGGTTGAAATCGGTGGAACCGTCGGGGATATCGAAGGTCAGCCGTTCTTAGAAGCCATCCGTCAGATGCGTTTGGATGTAGGGCAAGAAAATTCTGTGCTCGTGCATGTCACGTATGTTCCTTACATCGCTGCCGCGGGAGAACTAAAATCAAAACCGACTCAGCACTCGGTGAAAGAGTTGCGGGAAATCGGTTTACAACCGGACTTCTTGGTTTGCCGCAGTGAAAAAGTTATTGATGAAAATCTAAAAAGTAAGATCGGTCTTTTCTGCTCGGTGAAAGCGGAAAACGTTATCGCCGCTCAAGACAGTCGTTTTATTTATGAGGTTCCATTGGCACTTCATCGTGAAAAACTGGATGAGCTGATTGTGGAAAGATTAGGTCTTTCTTCATCGAAACCCAACCTTAAAGGGTGGCAAAATCTAGTGAAGGTTCTAAGCAATCCAGCTCACACCGTAAAAATCGGTGTTGTTGGAAAGTATGTGGATTTGAAAGAATCTTATAAGTCTTTGCATGAAGCTTTGGTTCACGGTGGTATTGCCAATAATTCTCGAGTGGAAATCATCTACGTCGATTCTGAAAAAGTGACCGATAAAACCGTGAATCAGTTACTGGGAAAAGTAGATGGCATTTTAGTTCCGGGAGGTTTCGGAACTCGTGGGGTGGAAGGCAAAATCACAGCGATCAAATACGCTCGTGAAAAACGCGTTCCCTTCTTCGGCATCTGCTTCGGTATGCAGCTTTCCGCGATTGAGTTCGCGCGCAACGTGTGTGGTATTAAAGATGCGACAAGCCGTGAGTTCCATGCAGAAACAAAACGCAGTGGCAATTTCGTGATTGATACCATGGTTGAACAACGTGGCATCGTCAATAAAGGCGGAACGATGCGCTTGGGGGCTTTCCCTTGTAACTTGGCGTCGGGAACTCGTGCGCATTCGGTGTATAAAGCCTCGAATATCATGGAACGCCATCGCCATCGTTTTGAATTTAATAATAAATATAAAGCTCTTTTTGAGAAAAACGGGATGGTTGCTTCAGGAATCTGTAAAGAGCGCGATCTGGTTGAGATTGTCGAGCTTCCAGATCATCCGTGGTTTGTGGGTGTGCAGTACCATCCTGAGTTTAAGTCTAAACCGCTTGAGCCCCATCCCTTGTTCGTGCATTTTGTAAAAGCGAGTTTGAAGAATAAGTAA
- a CDS encoding KpsF/GutQ family sugar-phosphate isomerase: protein MSKVVQQGLKVLEVEAQAILGLRDRIGVDFEKVVQMIKDCQGKLILTGMGKSGQIARKLASTFSSTGTPAVFLHPAESSHGDLGIVESKDVVIAISYGGESPEFAGILKYVARKSIPLIALTGKPTSSLAKAAQVTLNVYVSEEACPLNLAPTASSTATLAMGDAVAMAVMTEKGFSPQDFAEFHPGGSLGYRLLTRVSDVMHAGDALPTVGLEAPLRQVFSAMTHKDVRGAAGVVDEKGDLVGVITDGQIRRRLEKSDDPLTGTAKDLMTTNPRTIDANEFAEKALFVMEQFQINMLFVLDKDSATPKKPVGILHVQDLLKAKVR from the coding sequence ATGTCAAAGGTAGTTCAGCAAGGTCTTAAAGTGTTGGAAGTAGAGGCTCAGGCAATTCTGGGTTTACGGGACCGTATCGGTGTTGATTTTGAAAAAGTCGTTCAGATGATTAAAGACTGTCAGGGAAAGCTCATCCTGACGGGAATGGGAAAGTCAGGACAGATTGCGCGTAAACTTGCCAGCACGTTTTCTTCTACGGGAACTCCTGCCGTATTTTTGCATCCGGCAGAAAGTTCTCACGGAGATTTAGGTATTGTTGAAAGCAAAGACGTGGTCATTGCTATTTCTTATGGTGGTGAATCTCCTGAGTTTGCCGGCATCCTGAAATATGTGGCTCGCAAGTCTATCCCACTGATTGCGTTAACCGGGAAGCCGACATCTTCTTTGGCGAAAGCGGCGCAAGTGACTTTGAATGTGTATGTTTCTGAAGAAGCGTGTCCGTTGAACTTAGCCCCCACGGCTAGCAGTACGGCTACTTTAGCTATGGGTGATGCCGTAGCGATGGCCGTGATGACGGAAAAGGGGTTCAGTCCTCAGGACTTTGCCGAATTCCATCCTGGCGGAAGTTTAGGTTATCGTCTTCTGACTCGCGTGAGTGATGTCATGCATGCCGGGGACGCATTGCCAACAGTCGGTCTTGAAGCACCTCTTCGTCAGGTGTTTTCAGCGATGACTCACAAAGATGTTCGTGGAGCCGCTGGCGTGGTTGACGAAAAAGGCGATCTTGTCGGAGTGATCACCGACGGTCAAATCCGTCGTCGCTTGGAAAAAAGTGATGATCCACTGACGGGAACCGCAAAGGATCTTATGACGACGAATCCGCGCACCATTGATGCAAATGAATTCGCCGAAAAAGCCTTGTTCGTGATGGAGCAATTCCAGATCAATATGCTCTTTGTTCTAGATAAGGATTCCGCAACTCCGAAGAAGCCGGTCGGAATCCTGCATGTTCAAGATTTATTGAAAGCGAAAGTTCGTTAG
- a CDS encoding outer membrane beta-barrel domain-containing protein, with protein MLKNGFKAVAIIILALLLHKAAFAAEVIELPPEELAQESVLPVFDKPVSVKNRNVVTNKRIEADIFYGYAMTEPIANVSKLGLGIYYNTSESSAWGLLLAKNFAGLSSYADQLDEQFNLKFDRAPSPELTAMLDYNLKAFYGKMSLSKSLVINTILFGSASAGIVKYVHKTYPAVAVGLGQKFYFTKNWSLRFDLRLYANQAPVPFLAGHLKPAEPVPDYSDFEERVTFTTNLDVGLSYLF; from the coding sequence ATGCTGAAAAATGGTTTCAAAGCCGTTGCGATTATTATTCTTGCGTTGCTACTGCATAAAGCGGCTTTTGCTGCGGAAGTGATCGAACTTCCTCCTGAAGAGCTGGCGCAAGAGTCAGTTCTTCCTGTTTTCGACAAACCGGTGAGTGTAAAAAACCGCAATGTCGTCACAAATAAACGCATCGAAGCCGATATTTTTTATGGCTATGCGATGACAGAGCCGATTGCGAACGTCAGCAAGCTGGGATTGGGTATCTATTATAATACCAGTGAAAGCAGTGCTTGGGGATTATTGCTAGCGAAGAACTTCGCCGGTCTTTCAAGCTATGCAGATCAGTTGGATGAGCAGTTCAACCTGAAATTCGATCGCGCTCCTTCTCCCGAACTGACGGCGATGCTGGATTATAACTTAAAGGCTTTCTACGGAAAAATGAGTTTGTCCAAATCTTTGGTCATCAACACGATCCTTTTTGGCTCGGCCTCTGCCGGGATTGTCAAATATGTGCATAAAACCTATCCCGCGGTGGCCGTGGGTTTAGGACAGAAATTTTACTTTACAAAAAATTGGTCGCTGCGTTTTGACTTACGCCTTTACGCGAACCAAGCGCCGGTTCCTTTCTTAGCGGGTCACTTAAAACCCGCTGAGCCGGTACCTGATTATTCAGATTTTGAAGAGCGCGTAACTTTCACGACAAACCTTGATGTGGGCTTGTCGTATTTGTTTTAA